One stretch of Archocentrus centrarchus isolate MPI-CPG fArcCen1 chromosome 5, fArcCen1, whole genome shotgun sequence DNA includes these proteins:
- the LOC115780971 gene encoding mitochondrial intermembrane space import and assembly protein 40-like encodes MSYCRQEGKDRIIFVTKEDHETPSNAELIADDPNDPYEEQGLILPNGNINWNCPCLGGMASGPCGSQFKEAFSCFHYSKEEVKGSECIDYFRNMQECMQKYPELYPQEEDKDESAAPSDNAALSSESDSTAVTSAVSSDSTSPSDGQTAS; translated from the exons ATGTCGTACTGCAGACAGGAAG gTAAAGATCGCATCATCTTTGTGACAAAGGAAGACCATGAGACACCCAGCAACGCCGAGCTGATCGCAGATGACCCCAACGATCCTTACGAGGAGCAGG GCCTAATCCTGCCCAATGGAAACATAAACTGGAACTGCCCGTGTCTGGGGGGGATGGCCAGCGGACCGTGCGGCTCTCAGTTTAAGGAGGCCTTCTCGTGTTTCCACTacagtaaggaggaagtgaaggGCTCCGAGTGCATCGACTACTTCCGTAACATGCAGGAGTGCATGCAGAAGTACCCTGAGCTTTATCCCCAGGAGGAAGATAAAGACGAGTCTGCCGCCCCATCTGACAATGCTGCCTTATCGTCTGAGAGTGACTCTACTGCGGTCACTTCAGCTGTCTCCTCTGACAGCACTTCACCTTCAGACGGCCAGACTGCCAGCTAG
- the LOC115780341 gene encoding protein transport protein Sec61 subunit alpha-like 1, whose product MGIKFLEVIKPFCAVLPEIQKPERKIQFREKVLWTAITLFIFLVCCQIPLFGIMSSDSADPFYWMRVILASNRGTLMELGISPIVTSGLIMQLLAGAKIIEVGDTPKDRALFNGAQKLFGMIITIGQAIVYVMTGMYGDPSEMGAGICLLIIIQLFVAGLIVLLLDELLQKGYGLGSGISLFIATNICETIVWKAFSPTTVNTGRGTEFEGAIIALFHLLATRTDKVRALREAFYRQNLPNLMNLIATVFVFAVVIYFQGFRVDLPIKSARYRGQYNTYPIKLFYTSNIPIILQSALVSNLYVISQMLSTRFSGNFLVNLLGTWSDTSSGGPARAYPVGGLCYYLSPPESFGSVLDDPVHAVIYIVFMLGSCAFFSKTWIEVSGSSAKDVAKQLKEQQMVMRGHRETSMVHELNRYIPTAAAFGGLCIGGLSVMADFLGAIGSGTGILLAVTIIYQYFEIFVKEQSEVGSMSALLF is encoded by the exons ATGGGGA TTAAATTTTTGGAGGTCATCAAACCGTTCTGTGCAGTCTTGCCAGAAATCCAGAAACCAGAAAGAAAG ATTCAATTTAGAGAAAAAGTACTATGGACTGCCATCACGCTATTCATCTTTCTGGTGTGCTGCCAG ATCCCTCTCTTTGGCATCATGTCATCAGATTCAGCAGATCCCTTCTACTGGATGAGAGTAATCCTCGCCTCCAACAGAG GTACTCTGATGGAGCTGGGTATCTCACCCATCGTCACTTCAGGCCTGATCATGCAGCTGCTGGCTGGTGCCAAGATCATTGAAGTTGGAGACACTCCCAAGGACAGAGCCCTCTTCAATGGAGCTCAGAAAT TGTTTGGAATGATCATCACCATTGGACAGGCTATTGTGTATGTCatgactggcatgtatggagacCCTTCAGAGATGGGTGCTGGGATATGCTTGCTCATCATCATCCAG CTCTTTGTTGCAGGTCTGATAGTCTTGCTACTGGACGAGCTCCTCCAGAAGGGCTATGGTCTGGGATCTGGTATTTCTCTTTTCATCGCAACCAATATCTGTGAGACCATTGTCTGGAAGGCCTTCAGCCCTACAACTGTCAACACTGGCAGAG GTACTGAGTTTGAGGGAGCCATCATCGCACTCTTCCATCTGCTGGCCACCCGTACAGACAAAGTGCGTGCCCTCAGAGAAGCCTTCTACAGGCAGAACCTGCCCAACCTCATGAACCTCATCgccactgtttttgtgtttgcagtggTCATATACTTCCAG GGCTTCAGAGTGGACTTGCCCATCAAGTCAGCACGCTATCGTGGGCAGTACAACACCTACCCCATTAAATTGTTCTACACCTCCAACATCCCCATCATCCTCCAATCTGCTCTGGTCTCCAATCTGTACGTGATTTCTCAGATGCTCTCAACACGTTTCAGTGGCAACTTCCTGGTCAACCTGCTGGGAACCTGGTCT GACACCTCAAGTGGAGGACCTGCTCGGGCCTACCCAGTGGGCGGTCTCTGCTACTACCTTTCTCCACCAGAGTCATTTGGCTCGGTTCTTGATGATCCCGTTCACGCCGTCATCTACATCGTGTTCATGCTCGGCTCCTGTGCCTTCTTCTCCAAGACCTGGATTGAGGTCTCAGGATCTTCTGCCAAAGAT GTGGCGAAGCAGCTCAAGGAGCAGCAGATGGTGATGAGAGGACACAGAGAGACCTCCATGGTGCATGAACTTAACag GTACATCCCCACAGCTGCTGCATTCGGTGGGCTCTGTATAGGAGGGCTTTCGGTCATGGCGGACTTCCTGGGTGCCATCGGCTCGGGTACAGGAATCCTGCTGGCTGTGACCATCATCTACCAGTACTTTGAGATCTTCGTGAAGGAGCAGAGTGAAGTTGGCAGCATGTCAGCACTGCTCTTCTAG